A genomic segment from Rhinatrema bivittatum chromosome 19, aRhiBiv1.1, whole genome shotgun sequence encodes:
- the LOC115080164 gene encoding ATP-dependent RNA helicase DDX39A isoform X2, with amino-acid sequence MAEQDAEQELLDYEEDEEPQAVADATPAPAKKDVKGSYVSIHSSGFRDFLLKPELLRAIVDCGFEHPSEVQHECIPQAILGMDVLCQAKSGMGKTAVFVLATLQQIEPMEGQITVLVMCHTRELAFQISKEYERFSKYMTNVKVAVFFGGLSIKKDEEAMRKSCPHILVGTPGRILALVHQKTLNLKNVKHFVLDECDKMLEQLDMRRDVQEIFRQTPHEKQCMMFSATLSKEIRPVCRKFMQDPMEVFVDDETKLTLHGLQQYYVKLKDSEKNRKLFDLLDVLEFNQVVIFVKSVQRCVALAQLLVEQNFPAIAIHRGMPQEERLSRYQQFKDFQRRILVATNLFGRGMDIERVNIVFNYDMPEDSDTYLHRVARAGRFGTKGLAITFVSDEGDAKILNDVQDRFEVNVAELPDEIDISTYIEQSR; translated from the exons ATGGCAGAACAGGATGCGGAACAGGAGCTATTGGACTACGAGGAGGATGAAGAGCCTCAGGCCGTGGCCGATGCCACCCCAGCCCCCGCCAAGAAGGACGTGAAGGGTTCCTATGTCTCCATCCACAGCTCCGGCTTCCGGGACTTCCTGCTCAAGCCCGAGCTGCTCCGGGCCATCGTAGACTGTGGCTTTGAGCACCCTTCGGAAG tGCAACATGAGTGCATCCCACAGGCCATCCTGGGCATGGAtgtcctgtgccaggccaagtcGGGCATGGGCAAGACGGCCGTCTTTGTGCTGGCCACCCTACAGCAGATCGAGCCAATGGAAGGACAG ATAACTGTCCTGGTCATGTGTCACACGCGAGAGTTGGCCTTCCAGATCAGCAAGGAATACGAACGTTTCTCTAAGTACATGACCAACGTCAAG GTTGCTGTCTTCTTTGGAGGCCTCTCTATCAAGAAGGACGAGGAGGCAATGAGGAAAAGCTGCCCCCACATCTTGGTGGGGACCCCCGGCCGCATCCTCGCCCTGGTGCACCAGAAGACCCTGAATTTGAAAAACGTCAAGCACTTTGTGCTGGATGAATGTGACAAGATGCTGGAGCAGCTGg ACATGAGACGGGATGTGCAGGAGATCTTCCGCCAGACACCCCACGAAAAGCAGTGCATGATGTTCAGTGCTACCCTGAGCAAGGAGATCCGGCCTGTCTGCAGGAAGTTCATGCAGGAT CCCATGGAGGTGTTCGTGGATGACGAAACGAAGCTGACTCTTCACGGCCTGCAGCAGTACTACGTCAAGTTGAAGGACAGCGAGAAGAACCGGAAACTATTTGATCTGCTGGACGTGCTGGAATTCAACCAG GTGGTGATTTTTGTGAAGTCGGTCCAGCGCTGCGTTGCCCTGGCTCAGCTGCTGGTGGAGCAGAACTTCCCTGCCATCGCAATTCACAGGGGGATGCCTCAAGAGGAGAG gctTTCTCGTTACCAGCAGTTCAAGGATTTCCAGCGGCGGATTCTGGTGGCCACCAACCTGTTCGGACGTGGGATGGACATCGAGAGGGTCAACATAGTCTTTAACTACGACATGCCGGAGGATTCGGACACCTACCTGCATAGG gtgGCCCGGGCCGGCCGTTTCGGCACCAAAGGCCTAGCTATCACTTTCGTCTCGGACGAGGGCGACGCCAAGATCCTGAACGATGTGCAGGATCGTTTTGAAGTGAACGTGGCAGAGCTGCCAGACGAGATCGACATTTCTACTTACA TTGAGCAGAGCAGATAA
- the LOC115080164 gene encoding ATP-dependent RNA helicase DDX39A isoform X1 — protein MAEQDAEQELLDYEEDEEPQAVADATPAPAKKDVKGSYVSIHSSGFRDFLLKPELLRAIVDCGFEHPSEVQHECIPQAILGMDVLCQAKSGMGKTAVFVLATLQQIEPMEGQITVLVMCHTRELAFQISKEYERFSKYMTNVKVAVFFGGLSIKKDEEAMRKSCPHILVGTPGRILALVHQKTLNLKNVKHFVLDECDKMLEQLDMRRDVQEIFRQTPHEKQCMMFSATLSKEIRPVCRKFMQDPMEVFVDDETKLTLHGLQQYYVKLKDSEKNRKLFDLLDVLEFNQVVIFVKSVQRCVALAQLLVEQNFPAIAIHRGMPQEERLSRYQQFKDFQRRILVATNLFGRGMDIERVNIVFNYDMPEDSDTYLHRVARAGRFGTKGLAITFVSDEGDAKILNDVQDRFEVNVAELPDEIDISTYIEQSR, from the exons ATGGCAGAACAGGATGCGGAACAGGAGCTATTGGACTACGAGGAGGATGAAGAGCCTCAGGCCGTGGCCGATGCCACCCCAGCCCCCGCCAAGAAGGACGTGAAGGGTTCCTATGTCTCCATCCACAGCTCCGGCTTCCGGGACTTCCTGCTCAAGCCCGAGCTGCTCCGGGCCATCGTAGACTGTGGCTTTGAGCACCCTTCGGAAG tGCAACATGAGTGCATCCCACAGGCCATCCTGGGCATGGAtgtcctgtgccaggccaagtcGGGCATGGGCAAGACGGCCGTCTTTGTGCTGGCCACCCTACAGCAGATCGAGCCAATGGAAGGACAG ATAACTGTCCTGGTCATGTGTCACACGCGAGAGTTGGCCTTCCAGATCAGCAAGGAATACGAACGTTTCTCTAAGTACATGACCAACGTCAAG GTTGCTGTCTTCTTTGGAGGCCTCTCTATCAAGAAGGACGAGGAGGCAATGAGGAAAAGCTGCCCCCACATCTTGGTGGGGACCCCCGGCCGCATCCTCGCCCTGGTGCACCAGAAGACCCTGAATTTGAAAAACGTCAAGCACTTTGTGCTGGATGAATGTGACAAGATGCTGGAGCAGCTGg ACATGAGACGGGATGTGCAGGAGATCTTCCGCCAGACACCCCACGAAAAGCAGTGCATGATGTTCAGTGCTACCCTGAGCAAGGAGATCCGGCCTGTCTGCAGGAAGTTCATGCAGGAT CCCATGGAGGTGTTCGTGGATGACGAAACGAAGCTGACTCTTCACGGCCTGCAGCAGTACTACGTCAAGTTGAAGGACAGCGAGAAGAACCGGAAACTATTTGATCTGCTGGACGTGCTGGAATTCAACCAG GTGGTGATTTTTGTGAAGTCGGTCCAGCGCTGCGTTGCCCTGGCTCAGCTGCTGGTGGAGCAGAACTTCCCTGCCATCGCAATTCACAGGGGGATGCCTCAAGAGGAGAG gctTTCTCGTTACCAGCAGTTCAAGGATTTCCAGCGGCGGATTCTGGTGGCCACCAACCTGTTCGGACGTGGGATGGACATCGAGAGGGTCAACATAGTCTTTAACTACGACATGCCGGAGGATTCGGACACCTACCTGCATAGG gtgGCCCGGGCCGGCCGTTTCGGCACCAAAGGCCTAGCTATCACTTTCGTCTCGGACGAGGGCGACGCCAAGATCCTGAACGATGTGCAGGATCGTTTTGAAGTGAACGTGGCAGAGCTGCCAGACGAGATCGACATTTCTACTTACA TTGAGCAGAGCAG